The Bacteroidota bacterium region CCAAACTGTAATCCATAGCTTTTGGCTTACTGAGTGCGCCTTTATTGGCCAGTATATCAGAAAGTTATTCGGACTAAACCACGTTTCAACAATCGTTGGACAAGATCCTCTGCCGTCTAACAAATACCTGAGATATTTGAATTTTTCAAAACTTAAAATTGTGGCCCTTTCCGTATTTGCCGCTGAAAAATTCAAACTAACTACAAACCGAAACGCAGATCAGGTCATTTCAATTGGGCTGGATACCGAAAATTTCAAAACTCCACCATCTGCCAAACCCGCCATTGATATACTTGGGGTTGGCAACCTTCATGCTATTAAAAACTATTCGCTTTTTATAGAAATTGTCGCTCAACTTGTATCTTCCTTTCCGGAATTAAAATGCGTCATTATTGGTAATGGTGAAGAATATCATCTCCTTCAGAAAAGTATTGAAGAGCACGGATTGGATAAAAATGTTAAACTTAAAGGAGAACTTAAACGCAATGAGGTCATTGAGCTAATGGCCGACAGCCGGATCCTGCTTCATCCTTCAGTGCATGAGGGCCAGGGATATGTATTTGAAGAAGCATTGTATTCGGGAATGTATGTTGTGGCTAACAAAGTAGGAAATGTTGAACCCGGAGAAAAGATAAGAGTTTGTGAGAGCAAAGATCAAATGGTTGAACAGTTAAATTTATTACTAAAGAGTAAACCCGATAGGCAAAGACTGCTTATTCAATCGATGGAAGACAGTGTATCAAAATTCAACACCCTTTACTTTTCACAAAACCGGAAAGATAACCAATGATAACTGTAAGCGCTGTAATACCAACATACAACCGACCGGAAAGCCTTATCCGGACGATAAGATCATTGGCTCAGCAAAACAAACTGCCGGATGAAGTTATAGTTATTGATGCAAGTCAGAGTCCAACCAACGAGGATTTATTGAAAGAACAGTTCCCGCTTTTAAAAATAAAATGTATTAAAACCGCTCCTTCCGTATGTGCCCAGAGAAACATTGGCATACGCGAGGCAAGCGGATCTTTTATTTTGCTGTGTGACGATGATATTGAATTACGGGAAGATTATATTCTCAGGATATCAGAATTCATTAAAAATTCCGAGAAGGTTTCCGTTGTAAGCGGATTAGTACTTGAAAAAAATAAGGATAACAACTGGGTGCATGAATACCCCGTAAATTCAGTGAGCAAATTATTCTGGAAATTTATTTTCCAGCAAACAATTTGGTACGAAATAAAAAATATAAAAACATCCTTCTTAAACAGATTAATTTACTTACCTATCCTTGCCTTTTATTTGAAAAGAAAAAACACATTTACGCTTGCCGGCTGGCCCTTAATAACACATTTCGGATCTCCTGTATTTAAAACCGCGTTTTATGGTTTAGGAGCCGGGATGATCAAAAAAGAATGGCTTATTGCAAATCCATTTGATGAAACCTTAGATAAGAATGGAATAGGTGAAAATTATGGCATGGCGCTTGGTTTTCCTGAATTCCCTGCAATACATGTGCTGACGACCACCTCTGCTTTACATCATAAAATAAATAAAGGAAGACTACCTCAACACGAGGCTTATTTTAAAAGAGTTTTGGCATTGAACTATTTCATGTCAAAAAGTAAAACATTCAATCTCGTAAATAAGATATTTCTTATTTGGTCTTTAATTGGCAGCTTAATAGTATTTACCTTTAAAAGAAAAATGGCTTATGCGCGAGTGACCCGAAAACTGATCCTGAACATTATCAGAGACCGATCACATAAAACCGGTTGATTAATATATTTAAAGTCTTAATATAAAAACATGATCCGGAAATCAGTTAAACTCATTCTAAACTATACATACAGGCCTCTCCTGGTCCTGTATCTGAAGTGGGAACGCAAGTACTACAATGATGGCATTCGCCTTGTTGTTCTGCCTGGCGTATTCCATCCCGGGCTTTTCCATAGTACAACGTTTATGCTCGAAATTCTAAAAACCCGGACCCTGAAAGATAAAAATATACTTGAATTGGGGGCGGGAACCGGCATGTTATCCGTGTATTGTGTAAAGAAAGGAGCGAATGTGACAGCCTCCGATATAAGCTGGAAAGCGATCGTCAATCTCGATAGAGCCCGAACGGGCCTGGTATTGCGGAAAAAACATGGAATATTTTTCGCGACTGTTCAAACAGTTACCCCTCTTTATGGATGAACAGTCAGTTGTATTAATGGTACTTTCAGAGGACTGTGACATTGATCGGATAAAGGAACTGGCCGAAGAAAATAAGTTAGCATTTAATTTACTGGCTGAGAAAAAATTCTTCCTGGAAACAAATTACATTTATAAAATTACCCGGCCAACTGGTGGTAAATCAGGGTAAATAAACCGCTTCTTCAGGTAGAATATCTTCCATATTTTATAAATTAGATGATTGGAAGTTCTTGAACCAAATACCATACCCGCTGCCAGAGCCTTAACTGAAAAGCAAAGTGCGATAATTAAAACGCTTCTTTATTTCAGCATCTTCAGGTATCCGCTTACCGTTAAAGAAATTTACGAAAATTGCCAGCATCAAAAAATCACGTTATCTGAAACTGAAACGGAACTCAGCAAACTTGTTCAGTCAGGATATGTTTCACAAACAGGACAATTCTATTATGTCAATAATGATGTTTCTGCGGTCGACAGAAGGATAAAAGGCAATAAACTTGCCGAAAAATATTTACTTAAAGCCCGGCGATATACTAAACTCATTTCCCGCTTTCCTTTTGTTGAAGCAGTGTTTCTTTCAGGTTCCCTGTCAAAAGGTTATGTAGATGAAGAGGGGGACATTGATTACTTCATTATTACCAAACCCGGCCGGCTGTGGTTATGCAGAACGTTACTTGTAACCTTTAAGAAAGTATTCCTGCTTAATTCACATAAATATTTCTGTGTAAACTATTTTATTGATTCAAAGAACCTGGAAGTGCCGGATAAAAATATTTTTACGGCGACCGAACTCGTGTTCGCCAGGCCTATGTACAATAAAAATTTATGCTCGGATTTTTTTGAAGCGAATCAATGGAAAGATAATTTCTATCCAAATAAACCTGTTACAAACCTGAGCACAGTACCGCTGGTCAGCGATAATTTATTAAAAAAAATAAACGAGAGCCTGTTTAAAGGCTCGCTGGGCGAAAAGCTTGACCAATGGTGCTTTAAATTCACCCTCGCTTACTGGAAAAAAAAATTCAGTGATTTCGATGAGTCCACATTTGATCTCAATGTCCGGTCGAGAAAAAACGTTTCAAAGCATCATCCAAACGGGTTTCAACAAAAAGTGTTAAAGGCCCATGAAGAATCGATCAAAGCTTTTAATATGAAAAACAATATCGGGCTGGTTAAATGAAAATACTAATTACACACTCCTATTTTTTACAATTCGACCCTAAACAAAAAGAGCTAGGCCAGCCCTACCCGCCTGTCGGCACTTTATATGCTGCCGCAATGCTTTCTGAGAATAATTATGAAGTGAGTTTTTTTGACACCATGTTCTCTCAATCGGCAGGTGAAATTATAGCCGCTTTTGAAAAAAAGCAACCGGATATTTTTGTGATCTACGACGATGGCTTCAACTACCTCACTAAAATGTGCCTGAGCAATATGCGTGAGGCGGCTTTTCAAATGGTGAAACTGGCTAAACAGAAAAACTGCATTGTTATAGTTTCAAGCTCCGACTCAAGCGACAATTGCGAACAGTATTTAAAAAATGGGGCGGATTATATCATCATCGGGGAAGCTGAACAAACGCTACTTGAACTTACAGACAGTTTAAAAAACAAAACAAGGAGCATTGAAAATATCGGGGGTCTTGTATATTACAACAACAATGTGTTGTTCAAAACTGCCAAACGCGATGTTATGCGTAACCTGGATAGTCTCCCGGTGCCCGCATGGAACCTTATCAATATGGAACCATACAAGCAAACATGGTTAAACAAATACGGATATTTTTCACTGAACATGGCGACAACAAGGGGATGTCCATACAAATGCAATTGGTGCGCCAAACCTATTTACGGTAATCGTTATAACACGCGAAGTCCGCAAAATGTAATACATGAACTTTTGCTTTTAAAAGATAAATTCAAATTCGATCATATTTGGTTCTGCGATGATATTTTTGGTCTAAAACCGACGTGGGTTGAAGAATTCAGCAAACTGGTGAAACAACATAATTTAAAGCTCAGGTACAAAATACAATCGCGGGCCGACCTCCTGGTTCAGGAGAATTACGTAAAATATTTAGCCGAATCAGGCTGTGATAGTGTATGGGTAGGTGCCGAAAGCGGCTCCCAAAAAATACTGGATGCCATGGAGAAAGGCATCACCGTTGAGCAGATCTATAAAGCAGTAAACCTGTTAAAACATTATGGCATTAAGCCGTCTTTATTTCTGCAGTTCGGTTATTTAGGCGAAACAAAAGAAGATATTGAGCTAACAATAAAAATGGTGAACGATCTCTTACCTGAAGATATCGGGGTTTCTGTATCCTATCCTTTACCAGGCACAAAATTTTATGAAAAGGTGAAAGAAGAACTGAAAGAAAAGAGTAATTGGACCGACTCCGATGAACTCGTGCTTATGTTCAAAAACACTTATTCACCGGCATTTTACAGACAGCTTCACAGGTATGTGCATAAAAATTACCGCAAACACCAGGGTTACGAAAGCCTGAAACGATTATTTACCCAACCTGCTAAAACAAATTTTAAAACATTGAAAAGGGCTGCTTCTGTTTTCTATTATATACCAACAGCGATAGTTGAAAAAAACAAATTGAAAATATCAAAAAACAGTTGAACGCAGATTTTTATAAATTCCAGATAAACAATTATCACTGATGCCAAAAAACAAAAAGATCGACGACTACATTGCAAGATCGCAACCTTTTGCCCAACCTATACTTAACCACCTTCGCAAACTTGTTCATGCGGCTTGCCCGGATGTAGAAGAAAAAATAAAGTGGAGCTTCGCTTGTTTTGATTACAAGGACTCCATCTTATGCACGTTGGCTTCATTCAAACAACACTGCTCATTTGGTTTCTGGAAGGCACCGATCATGTCCGACTCTCATAAAATTTTTAAAAGTGTTGGTGAAACTTCAATGGGACATCTGGGAAGAATAACAAGCCTGAAAGATCTTCCTTCGGATAAAATACTCATTCAATACATAAAAGAAGCCGTTAAACTAACGGATGAAGGGGTAAAATTACCATCACGACCGAAAGCCATAGTAAATAAAGAACCGGAGCTCCCCGCCTATTTTAAAAAGGTGTTGAATAAAAATAAAAGGGCGGTGAAAGTGTTTAAAGAATTCAGCCCTTCCAAAAGAAGGGAATATATTGAATGGATAACTGAAGCAAAGACCGAAGATACCCGCAACCGACGACTTTCCATCTCTGTCAAATGGATATCAGAGGGAAAAACAAGGAACTGGAAGTATATAAAAAAGTAGCGCTTTTTTCTATTACATTTAGTCCTGTTAATCCAAAATGGCCACCCAAACTCCTTTCGACAACTACGCGTTACATTATGATGCAGATTTTACCAATTCCACTATCGGCAGCCTGCAGCGGAAAAGAGTCTGGCATTATCTGAATCCCTTACTCGTCTCAACCGAAAAGTCAAACAAACTCAATATCCTGGAAATAAACTGCGGAACCGGAGAAGACACTGTTTACATGGCTAAATTCGGCCATACAATTACAGCCACCGATGCTTCATCGGAAATGATTGCTATTGCAGCAGAAAAAATAAAACAACACCATTTTGATCTGAGGGCAAATGCAGAGCAATGCTCCTTTCATGAACTGCACACAAAATTCGAGGGAAAACAATTTGATCTTATCCTATCCGACTTCGGAGGACTCAACTGCATCAATGAACCCGACTTG contains the following coding sequences:
- a CDS encoding nucleotidyltransferase domain-containing protein — encoded protein: MEVLEPNTIPAARALTEKQSAIIKTLLYFSIFRYPLTVKEIYENCQHQKITLSETETELSKLVQSGYVSQTGQFYYVNNDVSAVDRRIKGNKLAEKYLLKARRYTKLISRFPFVEAVFLSGSLSKGYVDEEGDIDYFIITKPGRLWLCRTLLVTFKKVFLLNSHKYFCVNYFIDSKNLEVPDKNIFTATELVFARPMYNKNLCSDFFEANQWKDNFYPNKPVTNLSTVPLVSDNLLKKINESLFKGSLGEKLDQWCFKFTLAYWKKKFSDFDESTFDLNVRSRKNVSKHHPNGFQQKVLKAHEESIKAFNMKNNIGLVK
- a CDS encoding methyltransferase, coding for MIRKSVKLILNYTYRPLLVLYLKWERKYYNDGIRLVVLPGVFHPGLFHSTTFMLEILKTRTLKDKNILELGAGTGMLSVYCVKKGANVTASDISWKAIVNLDRARTGLVLRKKHGIFFATVQTVTPLYG
- a CDS encoding glycosyltransferase family 2 protein → MITVSAVIPTYNRPESLIRTIRSLAQQNKLPDEVIVIDASQSPTNEDLLKEQFPLLKIKCIKTAPSVCAQRNIGIREASGSFILLCDDDIELREDYILRISEFIKNSEKVSVVSGLVLEKNKDNNWVHEYPVNSVSKLFWKFIFQQTIWYEIKNIKTSFLNRLIYLPILAFYLKRKNTFTLAGWPLITHFGSPVFKTAFYGLGAGMIKKEWLIANPFDETLDKNGIGENYGMALGFPEFPAIHVLTTTSALHHKINKGRLPQHEAYFKRVLALNYFMSKSKTFNLVNKIFLIWSLIGSLIVFTFKRKMAYARVTRKLILNIIRDRSHKTG
- a CDS encoding B12-binding domain-containing radical SAM protein, with amino-acid sequence MKILITHSYFLQFDPKQKELGQPYPPVGTLYAAAMLSENNYEVSFFDTMFSQSAGEIIAAFEKKQPDIFVIYDDGFNYLTKMCLSNMREAAFQMVKLAKQKNCIVIVSSSDSSDNCEQYLKNGADYIIIGEAEQTLLELTDSLKNKTRSIENIGGLVYYNNNVLFKTAKRDVMRNLDSLPVPAWNLINMEPYKQTWLNKYGYFSLNMATTRGCPYKCNWCAKPIYGNRYNTRSPQNVIHELLLLKDKFKFDHIWFCDDIFGLKPTWVEEFSKLVKQHNLKLRYKIQSRADLLVQENYVKYLAESGCDSVWVGAESGSQKILDAMEKGITVEQIYKAVNLLKHYGIKPSLFLQFGYLGETKEDIELTIKMVNDLLPEDIGVSVSYPLPGTKFYEKVKEELKEKSNWTDSDELVLMFKNTYSPAFYRQLHRYVHKNYRKHQGYESLKRLFTQPAKTNFKTLKRAASVFYYIPTAIVEKNKLKISKNS
- a CDS encoding glycosyltransferase family 4 protein is translated as MRSIKKNIVFLVPGFPKDENDINCIPIMQNYILYYTRLNPEVNVSVISFQYPFKKKKYRWHTIHVYAIGGGNKKGVFRIRTWLRVITTFTFLYLKNSGQTVIHSFWLTECAFIGQYIRKLFGLNHVSTIVGQDPLPSNKYLRYLNFSKLKIVALSVFAAEKFKLTTNRNADQVISIGLDTENFKTPPSAKPAIDILGVGNLHAIKNYSLFIEIVAQLVSSFPELKCVIIGNGEEYHLLQKSIEEHGLDKNVKLKGELKRNEVIELMADSRILLHPSVHEGQGYVFEEALYSGMYVVANKVGNVEPGEKIRVCESKDQMVEQLNLLLKSKPDRQRLLIQSMEDSVSKFNTLYFSQNRKDNQ
- a CDS encoding YdeI/OmpD-associated family protein; the encoded protein is MPKNKKIDDYIARSQPFAQPILNHLRKLVHAACPDVEEKIKWSFACFDYKDSILCTLASFKQHCSFGFWKAPIMSDSHKIFKSVGETSMGHLGRITSLKDLPSDKILIQYIKEAVKLTDEGVKLPSRPKAIVNKEPELPAYFKKVLNKNKRAVKVFKEFSPSKRREYIEWITEAKTEDTRNRRLSISVKWISEGKTRNWKYIKK